From the genome of Polyodon spathula isolate WHYD16114869_AA chromosome 14, ASM1765450v1, whole genome shotgun sequence, one region includes:
- the LOC121326997 gene encoding discoidin domain-containing receptor 2-like isoform X1 produces the protein MELFSLSEMKYLPKMHFILLMLLYLLGAARTQVNPGVCRYPLGMSGGQIQDEDITASSQWSESTAAKYGRLDFEEGDGAWCPEIPVEPDNLKEFLEIDLRTLHFITLVGSQGRHAGGHGNEFAQMYKIKYSRDGSRWISRKNRLGKQLIEGNKNAYDIVLKDLEPPIIARFVRFVPVTDHSRNVCMRVELYGCEWLDGLVSYNAPAGQQIIVPRGSNVYLNDSVYDGAVGYSMTEGLGQLTDGVWGLDDFTQSHVYNVWPGYDYVGWSNESFTTNYVEIMFEFDRIRNFTTMKVHCNNMFSKGVKIFREVQCYFRSETNDWEPNPISSVLVLDDVNPSARFVTVPLLNRMASAIKCQYYFADTWMMFSEITFQSDTAMYNTTGAPPKILPGTPTSTQPAKQKEALEETEGDDPTHKVDDSNTRILIGCLVAIIFILVAIIVIILWRQFWQKILEKASRRMLDDELTASLSLQSETFTYNNNNNRSSSASEQESNSTYDRIFPLGPDYQEPSRLIRKLPEFYQAAEEAAAGSSGVVKQAPASGQEGMPHYAEADIVNLQGVTGSNTYAVPAVTMDLLSGKDVAVEEFPRKLLTFKEKLGEGQFGEVHLCEAEGMSEFTDKDFSFDITANQPVLVAVKMLRADANKNARNDFLKEIKIMSRLKDPNIIRLLAVCICDDPLCMITEYMENGDLNQFLSRHEPEGQVCLASNTPTVSFANIQYMVTQIASGMKYLSSLNFVHRDLATRNCLVGKNFTIKIADFGMSRNLYSGDYYRIQGRAVLPIRWMSWESILLGKFTTASDVWAFGVTLWETLTFCLEQPYSQLSDEQVIENTGEFFRDQGRQIYLPQPAICPDPVYKLMLSCWRRDTKDRPSFQDIYHSLLECTA, from the exons GTGTGTGCCGCTATCCTCTTGGAATGTCTGGTGGGCAGATTCAAGACGAAGATATCACAGCATCCAGTCAGTGGTCTGAATCTACCGCAGCTAAATATGGAAG gcTTGATTTTGAAGAAGGGGATGGAGCTTGGTGCCCCGAGATCCCCGTGGAGCCAGACAACCTGAAAGAGTTCCTTGAGATTGACCTGCGCACTCTGCACTTTATAACCCTGGTGGGGTCACAGGGGCGCCATGCTGGGGGCCACGGCAATGAGTTTGCTCAGATGTACAAAATCAAATACAGTCGGGATGGGAGCCGCTGGATATCTCGGAAGAACCGCCTTGGGAAGCAG TTAATCGAAGGGAACAAAAATGCCTATGACATTGTCCTGAAGGACCTGGAGCCTCCCATTATCGCCAGGTTCGTCCGATTTGTCCCTGTGACTGATCACTCCAGGAACGTGTGCATGAGGGTGGAGCTCTATGGGTGTGAGTGGTTAG ATGGTCTGGTCTCCTATAATGCTCCAGCAGGCCAGCAGATCATTGTGCCAAGAGGATCTAATGTTTACCTCAACGACTCTGTTTATGACGGCGCTGTTGGTTACAG TATGACAGAGGGTCTTGGGCAGTTGACCGATGGAGTCTGGGGTCTGGATGACTTCACACAGAGCCATGTGTACAATGTCTGGCCTGGCTATGACTACGTGGGCTGGTCCAATGAGAGCTTCACCACCAACTATGTGGAGATTATGTTTGAGTTTGACAGAATCCGGAACTTCACTACAATGAAG GTTCACTGTAACAACATGTTTTCGAAGGGGGTGAAGATCTTTCGAGAGGTGCAGTGTTATTTCCGCTCAGAGACCAATGACTGGGAACCCAACCCTATCTCCTCCGTCCTGGTGCTGGACGATGTTAACCCCAGTGCCCGCTTCGTCACCGTGCCCCTTCTGAACCGCATGGCCAGCGCCATCAAATGCCAGTACTACTTTGCTGACACCTGGATGATGTTCAGCGAAATCACCTTCCAGTCAG ACACAGCCATGTACAACACAACTGGAGCCCCACCAAAAATTCTCCCAGGAACCCCAACCAGCACACAGCCAG CAAAACAGAAAGAAGCACTCGAAGAAACAGAAG GTGATGATCCAACCCACAAAGTGGATGACAGTAACACTcgcattctgattggctgtttggTGGCCATCATCTTCATCCTGGTTGCCATTATTGTCATCATCCTGTGGAGGCAGTTCTGGCAGAAGATACTGGAGAAG GCTTCTCGGCGGATGCTGGACGATGAACTGACAGCCAGTCTGTCGCTACAGAGTGAGACCTTCacctataacaacaacaacaatcgcTCGTCGTCGGCCAGTGAACAGGAGTCCAACTCCACCTACGACAGGATCTTCCCACTGGGGCCCGACTACCAGGAGCCTTCCAGGCTGATCAGAAAGCTGCCCGAGTTTTATCAGGCGGCTGAGGAGGCTG CGGCCGGCAGCAGCGGGGTTGTGAAGCAAGCCCCGGCCAGCGGACAGGAGGGTATGCCGCACTACGCTGAGGCCGACATcgtgaacctgcagggagtgacTGGTAGCAACACCTACGCCGTGCCAGCTGTCACTATGGATCTGCTCTCCGGGAAGGATGTGGCAGTCGAAGAGTTCCCCAGGAAACTGCTTACCTTCAAAGAGAAGCTTGGGGAGGGGCAGTTTGGAGAG GTGCACTTGTGTGAGGCTGAGGGAATGTCAGAGTTTACTGACAAGGATTTTTCTTTTGACATCACTGCAAATCAGCCTGTTCTGGTAGCTGTAAAAATGTTACGAGCAGATGCCAACAAGAATGCTAG AAACGATTTCTTGAAAGAAATTAAGATCATGTCTCGATTAAAAGACCCCAACATTATCCGCCTTCTGGCAGTGTGTATCTGCGATGATCCTCTCTGTATGATCACGGAGTACATGGAGAACGGGGATCTCAATCAGTTCTTATCCCGTCACGAGCCAGAGGGACAGGTCTGTCTGGCCAGCAACACCCCCACTGTCAG ttttgcTAATATTCAGTACATGGTCACACAGATAGCATCGGGCATGAAGTATCTTTCCTCCCTCAACTTTGTTCACCGTGACCTGGCCACTCGTAACTGCCTGGTTGGCAAGAACTTCACCATCAAGATTGCTGACTTTGGGATGAGCCGCAACCTGTACAGCGGAGACTACTACCGCATCCAAGGGAGAGCCGTACTGCCCATCCGCTGGATGTCCTGGGAGAGTATTCTGTTG GGCAAGTTTACCACCGCCAGTGATGTGTGGGCATTTGGGGTAACTCTCTGGGAGACTCTGACGTTCTGCCTGGAGCAGCCCTACTCCCAGCTGTCAGACGAACAGGTCATTGAAAACACCGGCGAGTTCTTCAGGGATCAGGGGCGGCAG ATCTATTTGCCACAGCCTGCCATTTGCCCGGACCCTGTCTACAAACTAATGCTAAGCTGCTGGAGGAGAGACACCAAAGATCGGCCATCATTTCAAGACATCTACCACAGTCTTCTAGAATGCACCGCCTAG
- the LOC121326997 gene encoding discoidin domain-containing receptor 2-like isoform X2, with product MELFSLSEMKYLPKMHFILLMLLYLLGAARTQVNPGVCRYPLGMSGGQIQDEDITASSQWSESTAAKYGRLDFEEGDGAWCPEIPVEPDNLKEFLEIDLRTLHFITLVGSQGRHAGGHGNEFAQMYKIKYSRDGSRWISRKNRLGKQLIEGNKNAYDIVLKDLEPPIIARFVRFVPVTDHSRNVCMRVELYGCEWLDGLVSYNAPAGQQIIVPRGSNVYLNDSVYDGAVGYSMTEGLGQLTDGVWGLDDFTQSHVYNVWPGYDYVGWSNESFTTNYVEIMFEFDRIRNFTTMKVHCNNMFSKGVKIFREVQCYFRSETNDWEPNPISSVLVLDDVNPSARFVTVPLLNRMASAIKCQYYFADTWMMFSEITFQSDTAMYNTTGAPPKILPGTPTSTQPGDDPTHKVDDSNTRILIGCLVAIIFILVAIIVIILWRQFWQKILEKASRRMLDDELTASLSLQSETFTYNNNNNRSSSASEQESNSTYDRIFPLGPDYQEPSRLIRKLPEFYQAAEEAAAGSSGVVKQAPASGQEGMPHYAEADIVNLQGVTGSNTYAVPAVTMDLLSGKDVAVEEFPRKLLTFKEKLGEGQFGEVHLCEAEGMSEFTDKDFSFDITANQPVLVAVKMLRADANKNARNDFLKEIKIMSRLKDPNIIRLLAVCICDDPLCMITEYMENGDLNQFLSRHEPEGQVCLASNTPTVSFANIQYMVTQIASGMKYLSSLNFVHRDLATRNCLVGKNFTIKIADFGMSRNLYSGDYYRIQGRAVLPIRWMSWESILLGKFTTASDVWAFGVTLWETLTFCLEQPYSQLSDEQVIENTGEFFRDQGRQIYLPQPAICPDPVYKLMLSCWRRDTKDRPSFQDIYHSLLECTA from the exons GTGTGTGCCGCTATCCTCTTGGAATGTCTGGTGGGCAGATTCAAGACGAAGATATCACAGCATCCAGTCAGTGGTCTGAATCTACCGCAGCTAAATATGGAAG gcTTGATTTTGAAGAAGGGGATGGAGCTTGGTGCCCCGAGATCCCCGTGGAGCCAGACAACCTGAAAGAGTTCCTTGAGATTGACCTGCGCACTCTGCACTTTATAACCCTGGTGGGGTCACAGGGGCGCCATGCTGGGGGCCACGGCAATGAGTTTGCTCAGATGTACAAAATCAAATACAGTCGGGATGGGAGCCGCTGGATATCTCGGAAGAACCGCCTTGGGAAGCAG TTAATCGAAGGGAACAAAAATGCCTATGACATTGTCCTGAAGGACCTGGAGCCTCCCATTATCGCCAGGTTCGTCCGATTTGTCCCTGTGACTGATCACTCCAGGAACGTGTGCATGAGGGTGGAGCTCTATGGGTGTGAGTGGTTAG ATGGTCTGGTCTCCTATAATGCTCCAGCAGGCCAGCAGATCATTGTGCCAAGAGGATCTAATGTTTACCTCAACGACTCTGTTTATGACGGCGCTGTTGGTTACAG TATGACAGAGGGTCTTGGGCAGTTGACCGATGGAGTCTGGGGTCTGGATGACTTCACACAGAGCCATGTGTACAATGTCTGGCCTGGCTATGACTACGTGGGCTGGTCCAATGAGAGCTTCACCACCAACTATGTGGAGATTATGTTTGAGTTTGACAGAATCCGGAACTTCACTACAATGAAG GTTCACTGTAACAACATGTTTTCGAAGGGGGTGAAGATCTTTCGAGAGGTGCAGTGTTATTTCCGCTCAGAGACCAATGACTGGGAACCCAACCCTATCTCCTCCGTCCTGGTGCTGGACGATGTTAACCCCAGTGCCCGCTTCGTCACCGTGCCCCTTCTGAACCGCATGGCCAGCGCCATCAAATGCCAGTACTACTTTGCTGACACCTGGATGATGTTCAGCGAAATCACCTTCCAGTCAG ACACAGCCATGTACAACACAACTGGAGCCCCACCAAAAATTCTCCCAGGAACCCCAACCAGCACACAGCCAG GTGATGATCCAACCCACAAAGTGGATGACAGTAACACTcgcattctgattggctgtttggTGGCCATCATCTTCATCCTGGTTGCCATTATTGTCATCATCCTGTGGAGGCAGTTCTGGCAGAAGATACTGGAGAAG GCTTCTCGGCGGATGCTGGACGATGAACTGACAGCCAGTCTGTCGCTACAGAGTGAGACCTTCacctataacaacaacaacaatcgcTCGTCGTCGGCCAGTGAACAGGAGTCCAACTCCACCTACGACAGGATCTTCCCACTGGGGCCCGACTACCAGGAGCCTTCCAGGCTGATCAGAAAGCTGCCCGAGTTTTATCAGGCGGCTGAGGAGGCTG CGGCCGGCAGCAGCGGGGTTGTGAAGCAAGCCCCGGCCAGCGGACAGGAGGGTATGCCGCACTACGCTGAGGCCGACATcgtgaacctgcagggagtgacTGGTAGCAACACCTACGCCGTGCCAGCTGTCACTATGGATCTGCTCTCCGGGAAGGATGTGGCAGTCGAAGAGTTCCCCAGGAAACTGCTTACCTTCAAAGAGAAGCTTGGGGAGGGGCAGTTTGGAGAG GTGCACTTGTGTGAGGCTGAGGGAATGTCAGAGTTTACTGACAAGGATTTTTCTTTTGACATCACTGCAAATCAGCCTGTTCTGGTAGCTGTAAAAATGTTACGAGCAGATGCCAACAAGAATGCTAG AAACGATTTCTTGAAAGAAATTAAGATCATGTCTCGATTAAAAGACCCCAACATTATCCGCCTTCTGGCAGTGTGTATCTGCGATGATCCTCTCTGTATGATCACGGAGTACATGGAGAACGGGGATCTCAATCAGTTCTTATCCCGTCACGAGCCAGAGGGACAGGTCTGTCTGGCCAGCAACACCCCCACTGTCAG ttttgcTAATATTCAGTACATGGTCACACAGATAGCATCGGGCATGAAGTATCTTTCCTCCCTCAACTTTGTTCACCGTGACCTGGCCACTCGTAACTGCCTGGTTGGCAAGAACTTCACCATCAAGATTGCTGACTTTGGGATGAGCCGCAACCTGTACAGCGGAGACTACTACCGCATCCAAGGGAGAGCCGTACTGCCCATCCGCTGGATGTCCTGGGAGAGTATTCTGTTG GGCAAGTTTACCACCGCCAGTGATGTGTGGGCATTTGGGGTAACTCTCTGGGAGACTCTGACGTTCTGCCTGGAGCAGCCCTACTCCCAGCTGTCAGACGAACAGGTCATTGAAAACACCGGCGAGTTCTTCAGGGATCAGGGGCGGCAG ATCTATTTGCCACAGCCTGCCATTTGCCCGGACCCTGTCTACAAACTAATGCTAAGCTGCTGGAGGAGAGACACCAAAGATCGGCCATCATTTCAAGACATCTACCACAGTCTTCTAGAATGCACCGCCTAG